The following are encoded together in the Streptomyces flavofungini genome:
- a CDS encoding ArsR/SmtB family transcription factor translates to MRAVTQPAKDEIKLVEVLHALADPVRLAILARLADSGRESCSGISETIDVHQTTMSHHYRVLREAGLTWTTVEGRSRFVSLRRDDVDDRFPGLLDAVLTQLRSD, encoded by the coding sequence ATGCGAGCAGTGACGCAACCAGCGAAGGACGAGATCAAGCTCGTCGAGGTCCTCCACGCGCTGGCGGATCCGGTCCGGCTCGCCATCCTCGCGAGGCTCGCCGACAGCGGCCGCGAGAGCTGCTCGGGCATCAGCGAGACCATCGACGTCCACCAGACGACGATGTCCCACCACTACCGCGTGCTCCGCGAGGCCGGACTCACCTGGACCACCGTGGAGGGCCGTTCACGATTCGTCAGCCTGCGTCGCGACGATGTGGACGACCGCTTCCCCGGCCTCCTCGACGCCGTGCTCACCCAACTCCGGTCGGATTGA
- a CDS encoding VOC family protein, translated as MAIQRMDNVGIVVEDLDAAIAFFVELGMELEGRAVAEGPFADQCTGLDGVRCDIAMVRTPDGHGRLELAKYLSPEAISAGPRDKPHHILGTHRVMFAVDDLKDTVARLRPHGGELLGEIARFEDSYLLCYVRGPEGIIVGLAEQLR; from the coding sequence ATGGCGATTCAGCGGATGGACAACGTCGGTATCGTCGTCGAGGACCTGGACGCCGCCATCGCGTTCTTCGTGGAACTCGGTATGGAACTGGAGGGCAGGGCGGTGGCCGAGGGGCCCTTCGCCGACCAGTGCACCGGACTCGACGGTGTCCGCTGTGACATCGCGATGGTCCGGACCCCCGACGGTCACGGCCGGCTCGAATTGGCGAAGTACCTCAGCCCCGAGGCGATCAGCGCGGGACCGCGCGACAAGCCGCACCACATCCTCGGCACGCACCGCGTGATGTTCGCCGTCGACGACCTCAAGGACACCGTCGCCCGGCTGCGCCCTCACGGTGGCGAACTCCTCGGCGAGATCGCCCGGTTCGAGGACAGCTACCTGCTCTGCTACGTCCGTGGCCCGGAAGGCATCATCGTCGGTCTGGCCGAGCAACTGCGCTGA
- a CDS encoding rodlin: MHIRNLPYAVSVAALALTGATGSAAAIGDDESTSSLSGNGAEQAFGNSTTEGNLSAQGAAVQGSLNKLCLGVPVKANAGAIVGLLVPVAVQDIPVLSAPQNQQCAEGSTQAKGDEPGSHILDDISALSGNGVDNH; this comes from the coding sequence ATGCACATCCGTAACCTCCCCTACGCCGTCAGCGTCGCCGCCCTCGCCCTCACCGGGGCCACCGGGAGCGCCGCCGCCATCGGCGACGACGAGAGCACCTCCAGCCTCAGTGGCAACGGCGCCGAGCAGGCGTTCGGCAACAGCACCACCGAGGGGAACCTGAGTGCGCAGGGGGCCGCGGTCCAGGGCTCGTTGAACAAGCTCTGCCTCGGCGTGCCCGTGAAGGCGAACGCGGGCGCCATCGTCGGCCTCCTCGTCCCGGTCGCGGTCCAGGACATCCCGGTCCTCTCGGCCCCGCAGAACCAGCAGTGCGCCGAGGGCTCCACGCAGGCGAAGGGCGACGAGCCCGGCTCGCACATCCTTGACGACATCTCCGCGCTCTCCGGCAACGGCGTCGACAACCACTGA
- a CDS encoding serine hydrolase domain-containing protein, giving the protein MTEHRGALRGPIALTVVVGVAMGTLTAADLPRRHASAPAAAASAATADTADTASATEHARLRALLRRLTTVDGGPGALVAVRDRRGGTVLTSGVADVRSQAPVRGDSRFRIGSMTKMFVATVVLQLVGERRVVLDAPVERYLPGVVRGNGNDGRRMTVRQILQHTSGVPDILDHLKPQEILKDPLAHRDTRDLVNIALAHPPTFAPGKGWRYSSTGYLLAGMIIERVTGRPYGDEIRRRVIEPLGLRETFVPGDASRIPGPHPRGYVRPGENAPLVDLTAINPSVAGAGGEMISSGADVNRFLDALLGGRLLRPAQLREMKRTRPTGNPDGRAYGLGLESRPLPCGGLYWGHSGDMFGYETVAGARVGGRQATVMVNVDPGGTDAQSDDMKAAVRTALCE; this is encoded by the coding sequence GTGACTGAGCACAGAGGAGCGTTGCGTGGCCCCATCGCCCTGACCGTGGTGGTCGGTGTCGCGATGGGCACGCTGACGGCCGCCGACCTGCCGCGGCGGCACGCCTCCGCACCGGCCGCCGCCGCGTCGGCCGCCACCGCCGACACCGCCGACACCGCCTCTGCCACCGAACACGCCCGGCTGCGTGCGCTCCTGCGACGGCTCACCACGGTCGACGGCGGGCCGGGGGCGCTCGTCGCGGTGCGGGACCGGCGGGGCGGCACGGTGCTCACCAGCGGGGTCGCGGACGTGCGGAGCCAGGCTCCGGTGCGCGGCGACAGCAGGTTCCGGATCGGCAGCATGACCAAGATGTTCGTGGCCACGGTCGTGCTCCAGCTGGTCGGGGAGCGGCGCGTCGTCCTCGACGCGCCGGTGGAGCGCTACCTGCCCGGTGTCGTACGCGGGAACGGCAACGACGGCCGCCGCATGACGGTCCGTCAGATCCTCCAGCACACCAGCGGCGTGCCCGACATCCTCGACCACTTGAAGCCGCAGGAGATCCTCAAGGACCCCCTCGCCCACCGCGACACGCGTGATCTCGTGAACATCGCGCTCGCCCACCCCCCGACGTTCGCGCCGGGCAAGGGCTGGCGCTACTCCAGCACGGGCTACCTCCTGGCAGGCATGATCATAGAGCGGGTCACAGGGCGTCCGTACGGCGACGAGATCCGGCGCCGCGTCATCGAGCCGCTGGGCCTGCGCGAGACGTTCGTGCCGGGGGACGCGTCGAGGATCCCCGGGCCGCATCCGCGCGGGTACGTGCGGCCGGGCGAGAACGCGCCGCTCGTGGACCTCACCGCGATCAACCCGTCGGTCGCGGGCGCGGGCGGCGAGATGATCTCCAGCGGCGCCGACGTCAACCGGTTCCTGGACGCGCTCCTGGGCGGCAGGCTGCTCCGCCCGGCCCAGCTCCGCGAGATGAAGCGGACCCGCCCGACCGGCAATCCGGACGGCCGGGCGTACGGCCTCGGCCTGGAGAGCAGGCCCCTGCCCTGCGGCGGCCTCTACTGGGGGCACAGCGGCGACATGTTCGGCTACGAGACGGTCGCCGGGGCCAGGGTCGGCGGCAGGCAGGCGACGGTCATGGTGAACGTCGACCCCGGCGGTACGGACGCGCAGAGCGACGACATGAAGGCGGCTGTCCGGACGGCGCTCTGCGAGTGA
- a CDS encoding MFS transporter: MTDGSEATLTAVLFVFGLGVLGGNLLAGRLSDRHRPERVLLWSLAAAVVVLATGRVAAEALGTAFVWTAALGLCAGLPVVPQQQRLIAHAPAAIPVLLGLNASAIYVGVALGGALGGLAQQSVAPEWLGIPAAAVTALGLLVALANTRGPRRTEPEPQSLTAPSPQA, from the coding sequence GTGACGGACGGATCCGAGGCCACGCTCACGGCCGTGCTGTTCGTGTTCGGGCTCGGGGTCCTGGGCGGGAACCTGCTGGCAGGGCGACTCTCCGACCGCCACCGGCCCGAGCGGGTGCTGCTCTGGAGCCTCGCCGCCGCCGTCGTCGTGCTCGCCACCGGCCGCGTGGCCGCGGAGGCCCTCGGGACCGCGTTCGTGTGGACGGCGGCGCTCGGCCTGTGCGCGGGCCTCCCGGTTGTCCCGCAGCAGCAACGCCTCATCGCCCACGCCCCGGCGGCCATACCGGTGCTCCTCGGCCTCAACGCCTCGGCGATCTACGTCGGCGTGGCCCTGGGGGGCGCGCTCGGCGGCCTCGCCCAGCAGTCGGTCGCCCCCGAGTGGCTCGGCATACCGGCGGCCGCGGTCACCGCCCTGGGCCTCCTCGTCGCCCTGGCCAACACCCGCGGGCCTCGTCGGACCGAGCCCGAACCCCAGAGCCTCACCGCCCCTTCCCCGCAGGCCTGA
- a CDS encoding helix-turn-helix domain-containing protein has translation MSTSTLHRYCNGDAVPADFRPVERFARLCGATPEELVEVHRRWILADTDRGRKTEPPAVGAPARTPKREPTPQREPAPQPEPESDPEAAPGPEPVTASAPPPPSRRRRNLVLAASVAAVLAVGSVALANERRR, from the coding sequence ATGAGTACGTCCACGCTGCACCGGTACTGCAACGGGGACGCGGTGCCCGCCGACTTCCGTCCGGTGGAGCGGTTCGCCCGGCTCTGCGGGGCGACGCCGGAGGAGTTGGTGGAGGTCCATCGGCGGTGGATCCTGGCGGACACGGACCGGGGGCGGAAGACGGAGCCCCCGGCCGTCGGCGCCCCGGCCCGCACGCCGAAGAGGGAGCCGACGCCACAGCGCGAGCCCGCTCCGCAGCCCGAACCCGAATCGGACCCCGAAGCCGCCCCCGGCCCGGAGCCCGTGACCGCCTCGGCACCGCCGCCTCCCTCCCGCAGGCGCCGCAACCTCGTTCTCGCGGCCTCCGTCGCCGCGGTCCTCGCCGTCGGCTCCGTCGCCCTCGCCAATGAACGGCGGCGGTGA